The Cellulomonas wangleii genome includes a region encoding these proteins:
- a CDS encoding ABC transporter substrate-binding protein translates to MTRTPRRGALRGAALVGALALTLAACSGDDGSAGDPDAAADEGGELLVWAWDPTVEPIADAYMEANPDVTIELVNAGTGNDQYTALQNAIGAGSGIPDLAQIEYYALPQFAIGESLADLTDLGADELEGTYTPGPWSAVQQGDGVYGLPLDSGPMAMFYNAELFEQHGIAVPTTWDEYVAAGRALQAADPGVFITSDTGDAGLATSLMWQAGGQPFQVDGTTVSIDLADEGSQQYADLWQQLVGEDLLAPISAWSDEWYQGLGNGTIATLVTGAWMPGNFVSGVPEGAGKWRVAPMPQWSAGESVTAENGGSAMSVMEASENKALAYDFLEFASSGDGVALRLEGGGFPATVADLESEEYLAQESEYFGGQKINEVLAQAAADVAEGWQYLPFQVYANSVFNDTVGQAYVSGTTITEGLGAWQDQLVTYGDDQGFTVD, encoded by the coding sequence ATGACCCGCACCCCCCGCCGAGGCGCACTGCGCGGTGCCGCCCTGGTCGGCGCGCTCGCCCTGACGCTGGCCGCCTGCAGCGGAGACGACGGCTCCGCAGGCGACCCGGACGCCGCCGCCGACGAGGGCGGCGAGCTGCTCGTCTGGGCGTGGGACCCCACCGTGGAGCCCATCGCCGACGCGTACATGGAGGCCAACCCGGACGTGACGATCGAGCTGGTCAACGCCGGCACGGGCAACGACCAGTACACGGCGCTGCAGAACGCCATCGGTGCCGGCTCGGGCATCCCCGACCTGGCGCAGATCGAGTACTACGCCCTGCCGCAGTTCGCGATCGGCGAGTCCCTGGCCGACCTGACCGACCTGGGCGCCGACGAGCTCGAGGGCACGTACACCCCCGGCCCGTGGTCGGCCGTGCAGCAGGGCGACGGCGTCTACGGCCTGCCGCTCGATTCCGGCCCGATGGCCATGTTCTACAACGCCGAGCTCTTCGAGCAGCACGGCATCGCGGTGCCGACCACGTGGGACGAGTACGTGGCCGCGGGCCGGGCGCTGCAGGCGGCCGACCCCGGCGTCTTCATCACCTCGGACACCGGTGACGCGGGCCTGGCCACGTCGCTCATGTGGCAGGCGGGCGGGCAGCCGTTCCAGGTCGACGGCACCACCGTGAGCATCGACCTGGCGGACGAGGGGTCGCAGCAGTACGCCGACCTGTGGCAGCAGCTGGTCGGGGAGGACCTGCTCGCGCCCATCAGCGCGTGGAGCGACGAGTGGTACCAGGGCCTGGGCAACGGCACCATCGCCACGCTCGTGACCGGTGCGTGGATGCCCGGCAACTTCGTGTCCGGCGTGCCGGAGGGTGCGGGCAAGTGGCGCGTCGCGCCGATGCCGCAGTGGTCGGCCGGCGAGTCGGTGACCGCCGAGAACGGCGGGTCGGCGATGTCCGTCATGGAGGCCTCGGAGAACAAGGCCCTCGCCTACGACTTCCTGGAGTTCGCGTCGTCCGGTGACGGCGTCGCGCTGCGGCTCGAGGGCGGCGGGTTCCCCGCCACGGTCGCGGACCTGGAGTCCGAGGAGTACCTGGCGCAGGAGTCCGAGTACTTCGGCGGGCAGAAGATCAACGAGGTGCTCGCGCAGGCGGCGGCCGACGTCGCCGAGGGCTGGCAGTACCTGCCCTTCCAGGTCTACGCCAACAGCGTCTTCAACGACACGGTCGGCCAGGCCTACGTCTCGGGCACGACCATCACCGAGGGGCTCGGCGCCTGGCAGGACCAGCTCGTCACCTACGGCGACGACCAGGGCTTCACGGTCGACTGA
- a CDS encoding glycoside hydrolase family 35 protein: protein MPTFEIGEQDFLLDGRPHQVLSGALHYFRVHPDLWADRIRSARQMGLNTIETYVAWNVHAPTPDVFDTSGPRDLGRFLDLVAAEGMHAIVRPGPYICAEWDNGGFPAWLFRLPGVGVRRNEPTYLAAVEQYLAHVLPLVAARQVTRGGPVIAVQVENEYGAYGDDQEYLRALVAMTRAQGIEVPLLTCDQADDAMLERGGLPGVHRTATFGSRTAERLEVLRRHQPTGPLMCMEFWCGWFDHWGAHHHTTDAAASAADLDALLAAGGSVNVYMFHGGTNTGFTSGANDKGVYQPTVTSYDYDAPLAEDGTRTAKYDAFREVLGRYTALPDDVPPVRAPAPTAVLRDGRRTVDLWSVVDGLDGWVEAPDVPTYEQVGAVGGFVLHRATVDLTAPAVLAFGEVRDRAQVFLDGRPVGVLDRAEHATALTLPAVGVARLDVLVEDQGRVNYGPRIGEDKGLIGPATLGGRPLTGWRVLPVDVDAVAASPALAAGAAPATGPVPGPSFSVWEHDLPVADLFVSTRGWGKGVVWVNGTSLGRYWSKGPQTTLYAPAPTVTGRGDRVVVLELLAGAGQLALVDAPDLGHTDS from the coding sequence ATGCCCACGTTCGAGATCGGCGAGCAGGACTTCCTGCTCGACGGCCGCCCGCACCAGGTGCTCTCCGGCGCGCTGCACTACTTCCGCGTCCACCCGGACCTGTGGGCCGACCGCATCCGCTCGGCGCGGCAGATGGGGCTCAACACCATCGAGACGTACGTCGCGTGGAACGTGCACGCGCCCACCCCGGACGTCTTCGACACGTCCGGCCCGCGGGACCTGGGGCGGTTCCTCGACCTCGTCGCCGCCGAGGGCATGCACGCGATCGTGCGTCCCGGCCCGTACATCTGCGCCGAGTGGGACAACGGCGGGTTCCCCGCGTGGCTCTTCCGCCTGCCGGGGGTGGGGGTGCGCCGCAACGAGCCGACGTACCTGGCCGCGGTCGAGCAGTACCTCGCCCACGTGCTGCCGTTGGTCGCCGCCCGGCAGGTCACCCGCGGCGGCCCGGTGATCGCCGTGCAGGTGGAGAACGAGTACGGCGCCTACGGCGACGACCAGGAGTACCTGCGCGCGCTGGTCGCGATGACGCGCGCGCAGGGCATCGAGGTGCCGCTGCTGACGTGCGACCAGGCCGACGACGCGATGCTGGAGCGCGGCGGCCTGCCCGGGGTGCACCGCACGGCCACCTTCGGGTCGCGCACGGCCGAGCGGCTCGAGGTGCTGCGCCGTCACCAGCCCACGGGCCCGCTGATGTGCATGGAGTTCTGGTGCGGCTGGTTCGACCACTGGGGGGCGCACCACCACACCACGGACGCCGCCGCCTCCGCGGCCGACCTCGACGCCCTGCTGGCCGCCGGCGGGTCCGTCAACGTCTACATGTTCCACGGCGGCACCAACACGGGGTTCACCAGCGGCGCCAACGACAAGGGCGTCTACCAGCCGACCGTGACGTCGTACGACTACGACGCCCCGCTGGCGGAGGACGGCACCCGCACCGCCAAGTACGACGCCTTCCGTGAGGTGCTCGGCCGGTACACCGCCCTGCCGGACGACGTGCCGCCCGTGCGTGCGCCCGCACCGACCGCGGTGCTGCGCGACGGGCGGCGCACGGTGGACCTGTGGTCGGTCGTCGACGGGCTCGACGGCTGGGTCGAGGCACCCGACGTGCCGACGTACGAGCAGGTCGGGGCGGTGGGCGGGTTCGTGCTGCACCGCGCGACCGTCGACCTGACCGCCCCCGCGGTCCTCGCGTTCGGCGAGGTCCGGGACCGTGCGCAGGTGTTCCTCGACGGACGGCCGGTCGGGGTGCTCGACCGCGCCGAGCACGCGACCGCGCTGACGCTGCCCGCGGTCGGGGTCGCCCGGCTCGACGTGCTCGTCGAGGACCAGGGCCGCGTCAACTACGGCCCGCGCATCGGTGAGGACAAGGGCCTGATCGGCCCGGCGACCCTCGGCGGCCGGCCGCTGACCGGCTGGCGGGTGCTGCCGGTCGACGTGGACGCGGTCGCGGCGTCGCCGGCGCTCGCGGCCGGTGCCGCACCCGCGACCGGTCCGGTGCCCGGCCCGTCGTTCAGCGTCTGGGAGCACGACCTGCCGGTCGCCGACCTGTTCGTCTCGACCCGCGGCTGGGGCAAGGGCGTCGTGTGGGTCAACGGCACGTCGCTCGGCCGGTACTGGTCGAAGGGTCCGCAGACCACGCTCTACGCGCCCGCCCCCACCGTCACGGGGCGCGGCGACCGCGTCGTCGTCCTCGAGCTGCTCGCCGGTGCCGGTCAGCTCGCGCTGGTCGACGCGCCGGACCTCGGCCACACCGACTCCTGA
- a CDS encoding carbohydrate ABC transporter permease: MTTATPAPTPATPSATHRSAAPRLRSTRGSGPARTRTRSADRPRRSVLLTVLTGVVLLYSLVPLVWLVVNATKTQGDLFSSFGLWFGDSFALFTNIGQTLTYDDAIFVRWLLNTVMYVVLGAGGATALAVLGGYGLAKFTFPGKRAVFAVVIGAVAVPGTALAVPTFLMFSQLGLTNTPWSVIIPSLISPFGLYLMWTFAAEAVPTELMEAARIDGASEARTFAQVCLPLLAPGIVTVLLFTMVATWNNYFLPLIMLKDPDWYPLTLGLNAWNAQAATAGGEAIFHLVITGSVLTIVPLVVAFLLLQRYWQSGLSAGSVKE; the protein is encoded by the coding sequence ATGACCACCGCGACCCCCGCCCCCACGCCCGCGACCCCCAGCGCGACGCACCGGTCCGCGGCGCCGCGCCTGCGCAGCACCCGCGGCTCCGGCCCGGCACGCACCCGCACCCGCAGCGCCGACCGGCCGCGCCGGTCCGTGCTGCTCACGGTCCTCACCGGGGTCGTCCTGCTGTACTCGCTGGTCCCGCTCGTGTGGCTCGTCGTCAACGCCACCAAGACCCAGGGCGACCTGTTCTCGTCGTTCGGGCTGTGGTTCGGCGACTCGTTCGCGCTGTTCACCAACATCGGGCAGACGCTCACGTACGACGACGCGATCTTCGTGCGCTGGCTCCTCAACACCGTGATGTACGTGGTGCTGGGCGCCGGCGGCGCGACCGCGCTGGCGGTGCTGGGCGGGTACGGGCTGGCCAAGTTCACGTTCCCCGGCAAGCGCGCCGTGTTCGCCGTCGTCATCGGCGCCGTCGCCGTGCCCGGGACCGCGCTGGCCGTGCCGACCTTCCTCATGTTCAGCCAGCTCGGCCTGACCAACACGCCCTGGTCGGTGATCATCCCGTCGCTGATCTCGCCGTTCGGCCTCTACCTCATGTGGACGTTCGCCGCCGAGGCGGTCCCCACCGAGCTCATGGAGGCCGCCCGCATCGACGGTGCCTCCGAGGCCCGCACGTTCGCGCAGGTGTGCCTGCCGCTGCTCGCTCCCGGCATCGTCACGGTGCTGCTCTTCACCATGGTCGCGACGTGGAACAACTACTTCCTGCCGCTGATCATGCTCAAGGACCCCGACTGGTACCCCCTGACGCTCGGCCTCAACGCGTGGAACGCGCAGGCCGCCACGGCCGGCGGCGAGGCGATCTTCCACCTGGTCATCACCGGGTCCGTCCTGACGATCGTGCCGCTGGTCGTCGCCTTCCTGCTGCTGCAGCGCTACTGGCAGTCCGGCCTGTCGGCCGGCTCCGTCAAGGAGTGA